A genomic window from Pyxicephalus adspersus chromosome 2, UCB_Pads_2.0, whole genome shotgun sequence includes:
- the MYBPC1 gene encoding myosin-binding protein C, slow-type isoform X13, translating to MPEPTKNTGSTFTEQQKTVHVAGGSRTEITTQTVKTGVQVKFQDGKTEKTVSQTEHTKRTVIVDDKVTHQEEFSVVSGDSKVKLSHKEEGKSAERAALPPPPAAVEDIEDSDVTSSSDEDESSSSTPPPDEIARSAERKDSEGHPDDADKKDDSQRSVLFTEKPSSGTVSVGGDIKFIAKVEAKDLLRKPIVKWLKGKWMDLASKAGKHLQLKDTFDRVNKIYTFEMQIIKAKENYAGNYRCEVTYKDKFDSCSFDLEVIAAPDASQTLDIRSAFKRSGEGQEDAGELDFSGLLKRREVKPEEGPEIDVWEILKNASPNEYEKIAFQYGITDLRGMLKRLKRMRREEKKSAAFSKKLDPAYQIDKGGRVRFVVELADPTVELKWYKNGQEIRPSTKYIFEHKGNQRILFINNCTLADDAAYQVCAGDEKCSTELFVREPPVLVTKELENVSTYCGERVEMECEVSDAEANVKWFKNGVELLNEPRSRYRLKVDGKRHILIIDEADRGDSATYSVMTTGGQSAAQLQVDLRPLKILQPLTDMTVNLGKEIHLKCEISENVPGKWYRNGQVIYGSDRVKLFHKGRNHRLIIESALVEDEGDYAFVPDLYLINIPANVHVIDPPRIHFDSLNYPDNTVVVVAGTKLRLEVPVTGEPAPKIIWSRGDKWITDLSGRIRAESFPDHGLLVIDCAEKEDTGTYRIMVKNEAGEAVAHIKIKVVDIPDAPLAPEVTEVGEDWCTMKWDPPSYDGGCPILGYFIERKKKQSSRWMRLNFDLCKDTSFEPKKMIEGVAYEVRVFAVNSIGISKPSLPSKPFVPLAVTSAPTMLTVDGVTDTTVTMKWRPPDHIGAAGLDGYVIEYCFEGGGNEKHEKPEFTDSEMEALVDCVSKCGSQICGALSAKTTKAEKSKIWADIQAKVNAIGGNNRSIADLKKQWNALKKQTKDKLEENKKDNIVENENVPESAVKLSPLEKRVEDLIDLEQLEGTPGIEEDIEDDVPGGGEADKPKFTDEELNALVDNIAKLGPQIFGAQTDAAAKDKLWADIQKQINAVGGNNMSIDDIKKAWKNLKRQTKKKLDHNKTQKLLESKGEIPNFVDLTSIEKRVEVILQIKEIDSEDFREEPDEAEEWIVANPDLTDKTRFTITGLPTGSRIYVRVKSVNAAGQSEPRVHPQPILVKEVIVPPKIRLPRHLKQTYIRKVGEAVNLVIPFQGKPRPKVSWKKNGSHVDKTQISIRNTECDTILFIRKAERSHSGKYDLKVKVENLQDKASIFIQIVDKPGPPQSVSIEEVWGENVALEWKPPLDNGNAAITGYTIQKADKKTMEWFTVLEHYHRNSATISDLVIGNEYYFRIFSENMCGLSDTATRTPNSALIEKEGKPYKRPDYQDFNFTEAPQFTHPLINTVAIAGYNCTLNCSVRGNPKPKITWMKNRVVIENDPRYRMFSNQSVCTLEIRKPSPYDGGTYTCRAVNDLGEAEVDCKLEVKGGVTFFRLLMQGVPLSVIDSYLRERNASKQERA from the exons aTGAAGATGAGTCTTCTTCTAGTACTCCTCCTCCAG ATGAAATTGCTCGCTCTGCAGAAAGGAAAGACTCTG AAGGGCATCCAGATGATGCGGACAAGAAGGATGATTCTCAACGATCAGTCTTATTTACTGAGAAACCCAGTAGTGGAACAGTGAGTGTGG GAGGTGACATTAAGTTTATAGCAAAAGTGGAAGCAAAGGATCTTCTCCGTAAACCCATTGTGAAATGGTTGAAAGGGAAATGGATGGACTTAGCAAGTAAAGCTGGAAAGCATCTTCAGCTAAAAGACACATTTGACCGTGTTAATAAG aTATACACATTTGAAATGCAAATTATAAAGGCAAAGGAAAACTATGCTGGAAACTACAGATGTGAAGTAACGTATAAAGATAAATTTGACAGCTGCTCATTTGATCTTGAAGTTATCG CCGCCCCAGATGCCTCTCAAACTCTGGACATTAGATCTGCATTTAAAAGAAG TGGTGAAGGACAAGAAGATGCAGGAGAGCTTGACTTTAGTGGTCTCCTGAAACGTAG AGAGGTTAAGCCAGAAGAAGGTCCAGAGATAGATGTGTGGGAGATTCTGAAGAATGCAAGTCCCAATGAATATGAGAAGATTGCATTTCAGTATGGTATCACTGACCTGAGGGGGATGCTGAAAAGGCTGAAACGTATGCGCAGAGAGGAGAAGAAAAGTGCAG CTTTTTCCAAGAAATTGGATCCTGCTTATCAGATTGACAAAGGAGGGCGTGTAAGATTTGTTGTTGAGCTTGCAGATCCAACTGTGGAGCTTAAATGGTATAAAAATGGTCAGGAGATACGACCAAGTACCAA gtaCATATTTGAACATAAAGGAAACCAaagaatactgtttattaataactgCACATTGGCAGATGATGCTGCCTACCAAGTGTGTGCTGGAGATGAAAAGTGCTCTACAGAATTGTTTGTCAGAG AACCACCAGTGCTGGTCACAAAAGAGCTGGAGAATGTTAGCACGTACTGTGGAGAAAGAGTGGAGATGGAGTGTGAGGTATCTGATGCAGAAGCCAATGTAAAATG GTTTAAAAATGGTGTGGAGCTTTTGAATGAACCAAGGTCAAGGTACAGACTAAAGGTTGACGGCAAAAGGCACATACTAATTATAGATGAAGCAGACAGAGGTGACTCAGCCACCTATTCTGTGATGACCACaggaggacagtcagcagctcaACTCCAAGTTGACT TGCGGCCATTGAAAATATTACAACCCCTGACCGATATGACTGTGAATCTTGGCAAAGAAATTCATTTGAAATGTGAAATCTCTGAAAACGTTCCTGGAAAGTGGTATAGAAATGGTCAAGTTATTTATGGCAGTGATCGTGTAAAGCTATTTCATAAGGGAAG gaatcACAGATTAATTATAGAAAGTGCCCTAGTTGAAGATGAAGGCGACTATGCATTTGTTCCTGATCTTTACCTAATAAATATTCCAGCCAATGTGCATGTCATTG ATCCTCCAAGAATTCATTTTGATTCTCTTAATTACCCGGATAATACTGTAGTAGTTGTGGCAGGAACAAAATTGCGGCTTGAGGTGCCAGTTACTGGTGAACCTGCACCTAAAATTATCTGGAGTAGAGGAGATAAG TGGATCACAGATCTCAGTGGTCGTATAAGGGCAGAGTCCTTCCCAGATCATGGACTTCTAGTTATTGACTGTGCTGAGAAGGAAGATACTGGAACATACAGGATTATGGTGAAGAATGAAGCAGGTGAAGCTGTAGCTCACATCAAAATAAAGGTTGTTG ATATCCCTGATGCACCGTTAGCTCCTGAAGTAACTGAGGTTGGAGAGGACTGGTGTACAATGAAATGGGACCCACCATCATACGATGGAGGATGCCCTATTTTGG GCTATTTTATTGAGAGAAAGAAGAAGCAAAGCTCAAGGTGGATGAGATTAAATTTTGACTTATGTAAGGATACCTCTTTTGAAcccaaaaaaatgattgaagGTGTGGCGTATGAAGTCCGGGTTTTTGCTGTCAACTCAATAGGGATTTCTAAACCAAGCCTACCCTCCAAGCCATTTGTACCATTAG CTGTCACAAGTGCACCAACCATGTTGACTGTGGATGGAGTGACTGATACCACAGTGACAATGAAATGGAGACCCCCTGACCACATTGGTGCTGCAGGGTTAGATGGTTATGTAATTGAGTACTGCTTTGAAGGAG GAGGAAATGAGAAGCACGAAAAACCTGAATTTACAGATTCGGAGATGGAAGCATTAGTTGATTGTGTGTCTAAGTGCGGCTCACAAATCTGTGGTGCTTTGTCTGCTAAAACCACCAAAGCTGAGAAGAGTAAGATATGGGCAGATATTCAAGCCAAGGTTAATGCCATAGGGGGCAACAACAGGTCCATTGCagacttaaaaaaacaatggaatgctctgaaaaagcaaacaaaggataaactggaagaaaataaaaaagacaatattgtGGAGAATGAAAATGTTCCTGAATCTGCTGTGAAACTGTCTCCCCTGGAAAAACGTGTGGAGGACTTGATAGACCTTGAGCAGTTGGAGGGAACTCCTGGAATTGAAGAAGATATTGAAGATGATGTTCCCGGAG GAGGAGAAGCAGACAAGCCAAAATTTACAGATGAGGAATTGAACGCTTTAGTGGATAATATTGCCAAACTTGGGCCCCAGATCTTTGGAGCCCAGACTGATGCTGCAGCTAAGGACAAATTGTGGGCAGATATCCAAAAGCAAATAAATGCTGTAGGGGGCAATAACATGTCAATTGATGATATAAAGAAAGCATGGAAAAACCTCAAAcgacaaacaaagaaaaagttggaccataacaaaacccaaaaattattggAAAGTAAAGGAGAAATACCCAATTTTGTTGACCTGACATCCATAGAAAAGCGTGTGGAGGTTATATTACAAATTAAAGAAATTGACTCTGAGGACTTCCGTGAAGAACCAGATGAAG cgGAGGAATGGATTGTTGCAAATCCTGACCTGACAGATAAGACAAGGTTCACAATTACTGGGCTGCCAACAGGTTCCAGAATCTATGTCAGGGTTAAATCAGTGAATGCTGCAGGTCAGAGTGAGCCCAGAGTACATCCTCAGCCGATCTTAGTAAAAGAGGTCATAG tacctCCCAAGATTCGACTTCCACGACATCTAAAACAAACCTATATTCGAAAAGTTGGAGAAGCTGTAAACCTTGTAATACCTTTTCAG ggaaaaCCCAGACCCAAAGTATCTTGGAAAAAGAATGGATCACATGTGGACAAAACACAAATAAGCATCCGCAATACTGAATGTGATACTATTCTTTTCATCCGGAAAGCTGAGAGAAGTCATTCTGGAAAATATGATTTGAAGGTGAAAGTTGAAAACCTACAAGATAAGGCATCAATCTTCATTCAGATTGTTG ATAAACCTGGACCTCCCCAATCTGTTAGTATTGAAGAAGTGTGGGGGGAGAACGTTGCACTAGAATGGAAACCACCATTAGACAATGGCAATGCAGCAATCACAGGATACACCATACAGAAAGCAGACAAGAAGACCATG GAATGGTTCACAGTGTTGGAGCACTACCATAGAAACAGTGCAACCATATCAGATCTTGTGATAGGAAACGAGTACTATTTCCGTATTTTCTCTGAAAATATGTGTGGCCTTAGTGACACAGCAACCAGGACCCCAAATTCTGCACTTATTGAGAAGGAAG GGAAACCGTATAAGCGTCCAGACTATCAAGATTTCAACTTCACTGAAGCACCTCAGTTTACTCACCCATTAATAAATACAGTAGCCATTGCTGGATACAATTGTACATTGAATTGCAGTGTTCGTGGAAATCCAAAG CCTAAAATTACTTGGATGAAAAATAGAGTGGTAATTGAGAATGACCCCAGATACAGGATGTTTAGCAACCAAAGTGTATGCACACTGGAGATACGTAAGCCAAGCCCCTATGATGGAGGCACATACACCTGCAGAGCAGTCAATGACCTGGGTGAGGCTGAAGTTGACTGCAAGCTTGAAGTAAAAG GTGGGGTTACCTTTTTCCGCCTTCTAATGCAAGGTGTGCCTTTGTCTGTCATCGATTCTTACTTGCGTGAACGGAATGCCAGTAAGCAGGAAAGAGCATGA
- the MYBPC1 gene encoding myosin-binding protein C, slow-type isoform X6 — protein sequence MPEPTKNTGSTFTEQQKTVHVAGGSRTEITTQTVKTGVQVKFQDGKTEKTVSQTEHTKRTVIVDDKVTHQEEFSVVSGDSKVKLSHKEEGKSAERAALPPPPAAVEAEEDQKHIEIPEKVTEPSQNKDTEHEKAKDIEDSDVTSSSDEDESSSSTPPPDEIARSAERKDSEGHPDDADKKDDSQRSVLFTEKPSSGTVSVGGDIKFIAKVEAKDLLRKPIVKWLKGKWMDLASKAGKHLQLKDTFDRVNKIYTFEMQIIKAKENYAGNYRCEVTYKDKFDSCSFDLEVIAAPDASQTLDIRSAFKRSGEGQEDAGELDFSGLLKRREVKPEEGPEIDVWEILKNASPNEYEKIAFQYGITDLRGMLKRLKRMRREEKKSAAFSKKLDPAYQIDKGGRVRFVVELADPTVELKWYKNGQEIRPSTKYIFEHKGNQRILFINNCTLADDAAYQVCAGDEKCSTELFVREPPVLVTKELENVSTYCGERVEMECEVSDAEANVKWFKNGVELLNEPRSRYRLKVDGKRHILIIDEADRGDSATYSVMTTGGQSAAQLQVDLRPLKILQPLTDMTVNLGKEIHLKCEISENVPGKWYRNGQVIYGSDRVKLFHKGRNHRLIIESALVEDEGDYAFVPDLYLINIPANVHVIDPPRIHFDSLNYPDNTVVVVAGTKLRLEVPVTGEPAPKIIWSRGDKWITDLSGRIRAESFPDHGLLVIDCAEKEDTGTYRIMVKNEAGEAVAHIKIKVVDIPDAPLAPEVTEVGEDWCTMKWDPPSYDGGCPILGYFIERKKKQSSRWMRLNFDLCKDTSFEPKKMIEGVAYEVRVFAVNSIGISKPSLPSKPFVPLAVTSAPTMLTVDGVTDTTVTMKWRPPDHIGAAGLDGYVIEYCFEGGGNEKHEKPEFTDSEMEALVDCVSKCGSQICGALSAKTTKAEKSKIWADIQAKVNAIGGNNRSIADLKKQWNALKKQTKDKLEENKKDNIVENENVPESAVKLSPLEKRVEDLIDLEQLEGTPGIEEDIEDDVPGGGEADKPKFTDEELNALVDNIAKLGPQIFGAQTDAAAKDKLWADIQKQINAVGGNNMSIDDIKKAWKNLKRQTKKKLDHNKTQKLLESKGEIPNFVDLTSIEKRVEVILQIKEIDSEDFREEPDEAEEWIVANPDLTDKTRFTITGLPTGSRIYVRVKSVNAAGQSEPRVHPQPILVKEVIVPPKIRLPRHLKQTYIRKVGEAVNLVIPFQGKPRPKVSWKKNGSHVDKTQISIRNTECDTILFIRKAERSHSGKYDLKVKVENLQDKASIFIQIVDKPGPPQSVSIEEVWGENVALEWKPPLDNGNAAITGYTIQKADKKTMEWFTVLEHYHRNSATISDLVIGNEYYFRIFSENMCGLSDTATRTPNSALIEKEGKPYKRPDYQDFNFTEAPQFTHPLINTVAIAGYNCTLNCSVRGNPKPKITWMKNRVVIENDPRYRMFSNQSVCTLEIRKPSPYDGGTYTCRAVNDLGEAEVDCKLEVKGGVTFFRLLMQGVPLSVIDSYLRERNASKQERA from the exons aTGAAGATGAGTCTTCTTCTAGTACTCCTCCTCCAG ATGAAATTGCTCGCTCTGCAGAAAGGAAAGACTCTG AAGGGCATCCAGATGATGCGGACAAGAAGGATGATTCTCAACGATCAGTCTTATTTACTGAGAAACCCAGTAGTGGAACAGTGAGTGTGG GAGGTGACATTAAGTTTATAGCAAAAGTGGAAGCAAAGGATCTTCTCCGTAAACCCATTGTGAAATGGTTGAAAGGGAAATGGATGGACTTAGCAAGTAAAGCTGGAAAGCATCTTCAGCTAAAAGACACATTTGACCGTGTTAATAAG aTATACACATTTGAAATGCAAATTATAAAGGCAAAGGAAAACTATGCTGGAAACTACAGATGTGAAGTAACGTATAAAGATAAATTTGACAGCTGCTCATTTGATCTTGAAGTTATCG CCGCCCCAGATGCCTCTCAAACTCTGGACATTAGATCTGCATTTAAAAGAAG TGGTGAAGGACAAGAAGATGCAGGAGAGCTTGACTTTAGTGGTCTCCTGAAACGTAG AGAGGTTAAGCCAGAAGAAGGTCCAGAGATAGATGTGTGGGAGATTCTGAAGAATGCAAGTCCCAATGAATATGAGAAGATTGCATTTCAGTATGGTATCACTGACCTGAGGGGGATGCTGAAAAGGCTGAAACGTATGCGCAGAGAGGAGAAGAAAAGTGCAG CTTTTTCCAAGAAATTGGATCCTGCTTATCAGATTGACAAAGGAGGGCGTGTAAGATTTGTTGTTGAGCTTGCAGATCCAACTGTGGAGCTTAAATGGTATAAAAATGGTCAGGAGATACGACCAAGTACCAA gtaCATATTTGAACATAAAGGAAACCAaagaatactgtttattaataactgCACATTGGCAGATGATGCTGCCTACCAAGTGTGTGCTGGAGATGAAAAGTGCTCTACAGAATTGTTTGTCAGAG AACCACCAGTGCTGGTCACAAAAGAGCTGGAGAATGTTAGCACGTACTGTGGAGAAAGAGTGGAGATGGAGTGTGAGGTATCTGATGCAGAAGCCAATGTAAAATG GTTTAAAAATGGTGTGGAGCTTTTGAATGAACCAAGGTCAAGGTACAGACTAAAGGTTGACGGCAAAAGGCACATACTAATTATAGATGAAGCAGACAGAGGTGACTCAGCCACCTATTCTGTGATGACCACaggaggacagtcagcagctcaACTCCAAGTTGACT TGCGGCCATTGAAAATATTACAACCCCTGACCGATATGACTGTGAATCTTGGCAAAGAAATTCATTTGAAATGTGAAATCTCTGAAAACGTTCCTGGAAAGTGGTATAGAAATGGTCAAGTTATTTATGGCAGTGATCGTGTAAAGCTATTTCATAAGGGAAG gaatcACAGATTAATTATAGAAAGTGCCCTAGTTGAAGATGAAGGCGACTATGCATTTGTTCCTGATCTTTACCTAATAAATATTCCAGCCAATGTGCATGTCATTG ATCCTCCAAGAATTCATTTTGATTCTCTTAATTACCCGGATAATACTGTAGTAGTTGTGGCAGGAACAAAATTGCGGCTTGAGGTGCCAGTTACTGGTGAACCTGCACCTAAAATTATCTGGAGTAGAGGAGATAAG TGGATCACAGATCTCAGTGGTCGTATAAGGGCAGAGTCCTTCCCAGATCATGGACTTCTAGTTATTGACTGTGCTGAGAAGGAAGATACTGGAACATACAGGATTATGGTGAAGAATGAAGCAGGTGAAGCTGTAGCTCACATCAAAATAAAGGTTGTTG ATATCCCTGATGCACCGTTAGCTCCTGAAGTAACTGAGGTTGGAGAGGACTGGTGTACAATGAAATGGGACCCACCATCATACGATGGAGGATGCCCTATTTTGG GCTATTTTATTGAGAGAAAGAAGAAGCAAAGCTCAAGGTGGATGAGATTAAATTTTGACTTATGTAAGGATACCTCTTTTGAAcccaaaaaaatgattgaagGTGTGGCGTATGAAGTCCGGGTTTTTGCTGTCAACTCAATAGGGATTTCTAAACCAAGCCTACCCTCCAAGCCATTTGTACCATTAG CTGTCACAAGTGCACCAACCATGTTGACTGTGGATGGAGTGACTGATACCACAGTGACAATGAAATGGAGACCCCCTGACCACATTGGTGCTGCAGGGTTAGATGGTTATGTAATTGAGTACTGCTTTGAAGGAG GAGGAAATGAGAAGCACGAAAAACCTGAATTTACAGATTCGGAGATGGAAGCATTAGTTGATTGTGTGTCTAAGTGCGGCTCACAAATCTGTGGTGCTTTGTCTGCTAAAACCACCAAAGCTGAGAAGAGTAAGATATGGGCAGATATTCAAGCCAAGGTTAATGCCATAGGGGGCAACAACAGGTCCATTGCagacttaaaaaaacaatggaatgctctgaaaaagcaaacaaaggataaactggaagaaaataaaaaagacaatattgtGGAGAATGAAAATGTTCCTGAATCTGCTGTGAAACTGTCTCCCCTGGAAAAACGTGTGGAGGACTTGATAGACCTTGAGCAGTTGGAGGGAACTCCTGGAATTGAAGAAGATATTGAAGATGATGTTCCCGGAG GAGGAGAAGCAGACAAGCCAAAATTTACAGATGAGGAATTGAACGCTTTAGTGGATAATATTGCCAAACTTGGGCCCCAGATCTTTGGAGCCCAGACTGATGCTGCAGCTAAGGACAAATTGTGGGCAGATATCCAAAAGCAAATAAATGCTGTAGGGGGCAATAACATGTCAATTGATGATATAAAGAAAGCATGGAAAAACCTCAAAcgacaaacaaagaaaaagttggaccataacaaaacccaaaaattattggAAAGTAAAGGAGAAATACCCAATTTTGTTGACCTGACATCCATAGAAAAGCGTGTGGAGGTTATATTACAAATTAAAGAAATTGACTCTGAGGACTTCCGTGAAGAACCAGATGAAG cgGAGGAATGGATTGTTGCAAATCCTGACCTGACAGATAAGACAAGGTTCACAATTACTGGGCTGCCAACAGGTTCCAGAATCTATGTCAGGGTTAAATCAGTGAATGCTGCAGGTCAGAGTGAGCCCAGAGTACATCCTCAGCCGATCTTAGTAAAAGAGGTCATAG tacctCCCAAGATTCGACTTCCACGACATCTAAAACAAACCTATATTCGAAAAGTTGGAGAAGCTGTAAACCTTGTAATACCTTTTCAG ggaaaaCCCAGACCCAAAGTATCTTGGAAAAAGAATGGATCACATGTGGACAAAACACAAATAAGCATCCGCAATACTGAATGTGATACTATTCTTTTCATCCGGAAAGCTGAGAGAAGTCATTCTGGAAAATATGATTTGAAGGTGAAAGTTGAAAACCTACAAGATAAGGCATCAATCTTCATTCAGATTGTTG ATAAACCTGGACCTCCCCAATCTGTTAGTATTGAAGAAGTGTGGGGGGAGAACGTTGCACTAGAATGGAAACCACCATTAGACAATGGCAATGCAGCAATCACAGGATACACCATACAGAAAGCAGACAAGAAGACCATG GAATGGTTCACAGTGTTGGAGCACTACCATAGAAACAGTGCAACCATATCAGATCTTGTGATAGGAAACGAGTACTATTTCCGTATTTTCTCTGAAAATATGTGTGGCCTTAGTGACACAGCAACCAGGACCCCAAATTCTGCACTTATTGAGAAGGAAG GGAAACCGTATAAGCGTCCAGACTATCAAGATTTCAACTTCACTGAAGCACCTCAGTTTACTCACCCATTAATAAATACAGTAGCCATTGCTGGATACAATTGTACATTGAATTGCAGTGTTCGTGGAAATCCAAAG CCTAAAATTACTTGGATGAAAAATAGAGTGGTAATTGAGAATGACCCCAGATACAGGATGTTTAGCAACCAAAGTGTATGCACACTGGAGATACGTAAGCCAAGCCCCTATGATGGAGGCACATACACCTGCAGAGCAGTCAATGACCTGGGTGAGGCTGAAGTTGACTGCAAGCTTGAAGTAAAAG GTGGGGTTACCTTTTTCCGCCTTCTAATGCAAGGTGTGCCTTTGTCTGTCATCGATTCTTACTTGCGTGAACGGAATGCCAGTAAGCAGGAAAGAGCATGA